A single window of Kitasatospora sp. HUAS MG31 DNA harbors:
- a CDS encoding ATP-binding cassette domain-containing protein, whose amino-acid sequence MSCPDDSAPAHRPPSAPLPAARATGSAGVQGVAKRFGAVRALGGVTLDFPAGRVAAVTGERGAGKSTLLRILAGDHRPSEGKAVVYVSHRIQEVFQLAGRIAVLRDGELAGVQDAARTNDVELARLMAGRDRSPVPVRRHVPLGRPVPEGRHLTSDPGAAA is encoded by the coding sequence ATGAGCTGCCCCGACGACTCGGCCCCGGCCCACCGGCCACCCTCCGCCCCGCTCCCCGCCGCCCGCGCCACCGGCTCGGCCGGGGTGCAGGGGGTGGCCAAGCGGTTCGGTGCGGTGCGGGCCCTCGGTGGGGTGACTCTGGACTTCCCGGCGGGGCGGGTGGCGGCGGTGACGGGGGAGCGCGGGGCGGGGAAGTCGACGCTGTTGCGGATCCTCGCGGGTGACCATCGGCCGTCCGAGGGCAAGGCGGTGGTGTACGTCTCGCACCGGATCCAGGAGGTCTTCCAACTCGCGGGCCGGATCGCGGTGTTGCGGGACGGCGAGCTCGCCGGGGTGCAGGACGCGGCCCGGACGAACGACGTCGAGCTGGCCCGGTTGATGGCCGGCCGTGACCGCTCCCCGGTCCCCGTGCGTCGCCACGTCCCCCTCGGCCGTCCGGTCCCGGAGGGCCGGCACCTCACCTCGGATCCCGGGGCCGCCGCATGA
- a CDS encoding S8 family peptidase, producing the protein MSTPLTSRLRRPAVAAVALGAALAFAAPVAPAHAAPSSPAAPAAVWAAGTRAYLVITAPGDTTAARTAVTANGGSVFASYDAIGVVVAHSASAGFATALRAVAGVQQVGATRTSDVPADAYDPALPANPAQSATTLTESTRWDMSQIKADQAWAVTTGSASVKVGVLDTGVDDQHQDLAPNFDAADSVSCAYGKPDTRTGAWRDVDTHGTHVAGTIAAAKNGKGVVGVAPGVRIASVRVAEPGNSFFYAENTICGFVWAGDHGFKVTNNSYYTDPWQFNCPNDLDQAAIIEGVKRAQAYAEGKGSLQVAAAGNANYDLANKTTDTSSPNDSTPVTRTITNACIDIPTELPGVVTVSAMGRGNVKASYSNYGTGVIDVAAPGGDGADGVYSTLPGGKYGNKNGTSMASPHVTGVAALMVSADPTLTPADLRARLASQATDTACPADSRCTGTTGNNGFFGEGQVDALKAVGATPPPGKYFENLTDVAIPDNTTVESPLTVSGVSGNAPATLKVGVDIKHTYRGDLVVSLVAPDGTVYLLEDFPDSDGTDNVLKTYTVNASAEAAAGTWKLRVRDLATQDTGRIDAWSLTF; encoded by the coding sequence GTGTCTACCCCCCTCACCAGCCGCCTGCGGCGCCCGGCCGTCGCGGCCGTCGCGCTCGGCGCGGCCCTGGCGTTCGCGGCCCCGGTCGCGCCCGCCCACGCCGCCCCCTCGTCCCCGGCCGCCCCCGCGGCCGTCTGGGCCGCCGGCACCCGGGCGTACCTGGTCATCACGGCGCCCGGCGACACCACCGCCGCGCGCACCGCGGTCACCGCCAACGGCGGCAGCGTCTTCGCCTCGTACGACGCGATCGGCGTGGTCGTCGCCCACTCGGCCTCCGCCGGTTTCGCCACCGCCCTGCGCGCCGTCGCCGGGGTGCAGCAGGTCGGCGCGACCCGCACCTCCGACGTGCCGGCCGACGCCTACGACCCCGCGCTGCCCGCCAACCCGGCGCAGAGCGCGACGACCCTCACCGAGTCCACCCGCTGGGACATGAGCCAGATCAAGGCCGACCAGGCCTGGGCCGTCACCACCGGCTCGGCGAGCGTCAAGGTCGGCGTGCTCGACACCGGCGTGGACGACCAGCACCAGGACCTGGCGCCCAACTTCGACGCCGCCGACTCCGTCTCCTGCGCCTACGGCAAGCCGGACACCCGGACCGGCGCCTGGCGCGACGTGGACACCCACGGCACCCACGTGGCCGGCACCATCGCGGCCGCGAAGAACGGCAAGGGCGTGGTCGGCGTGGCCCCCGGGGTGCGGATCGCCTCCGTCCGGGTCGCCGAGCCCGGCAACAGCTTCTTCTACGCGGAGAACACCATATGCGGGTTCGTCTGGGCCGGTGACCACGGCTTCAAGGTCACCAACAACAGCTACTACACCGACCCCTGGCAGTTCAACTGCCCGAACGACCTGGACCAGGCCGCCATCATCGAGGGCGTCAAGCGCGCCCAGGCGTACGCCGAGGGCAAGGGCTCGCTCCAGGTGGCCGCGGCCGGCAACGCCAACTACGACCTGGCGAACAAGACCACCGACACCTCCAGCCCCAACGACTCCACCCCGGTGACCCGCACCATCACCAACGCCTGCATCGACATCCCGACCGAACTCCCGGGCGTGGTCACGGTGTCCGCGATGGGCCGCGGCAACGTCAAGGCCTCGTACTCCAACTACGGCACCGGCGTGATCGACGTCGCGGCCCCGGGCGGCGACGGCGCCGACGGTGTGTACTCCACGCTGCCCGGCGGCAAGTACGGCAACAAGAACGGCACCTCGATGGCCTCGCCGCACGTCACCGGCGTGGCCGCGCTGATGGTCAGCGCCGACCCGACGCTCACCCCGGCGGACCTGAGGGCCAGGCTGGCGAGCCAGGCCACCGACACCGCCTGCCCCGCCGACAGCCGCTGCACCGGCACCACCGGGAACAACGGCTTCTTCGGCGAGGGCCAGGTCGACGCCCTCAAGGCGGTCGGCGCCACCCCGCCGCCCGGGAAGTACTTCGAGAACCTCACCGACGTGGCCATCCCGGACAACACCACCGTGGAGAGCCCCCTCACGGTGAGCGGCGTGAGCGGCAACGCCCCGGCGACGCTCAAGGTCGGCGTGGACATCAAGCACACCTACCGCGGCGACCTGGTGGTCTCCCTCGTCGCCCCGGACGGGACGGTCTACCTGCTGGAGGACTTCCCGGACAGCGACGGCACCGACAACGTGCTCAAGACCTACACGGTGAACGCCTCCGCCGAGGCGGCGGCCGGCACCTGGAAGCTCCGGGTCCGCGACCTCGCCACCCAGGACACCGGCCGTATCGACGCCTGGAGCCTCACCTTCTGA
- a CDS encoding helix-turn-helix transcriptional regulator translates to MGGEPWSRLVERALAPGSAESVLLLVAGPAGSGKSHLIAELLGGTDRSPADGPAPALLVAEDVHLAAPDELARLRALLAVDRPGTAVLLSYRPEELPVPGLALGGPVRYPSRLAVHPVPVPPLGPAEVARIAARVLGPERCRPELTARLHARTAGNAGAVLDLLHALRSAAGPARPGPADLDALDIPVRVAELAISRAWNVPADRRAVVWAAAVLGEPATAGQLAAVAGLDPEPGREALVAALAAGALAECGEQRYGFPMPLAGEAVYRHIPGPVRDQLHRRAARLLARAQPVRWDLLARHHRRSGELRHWLRAVERAAAGYARAGRHQEAVPLLEDALAAPDTPAAARARLAPLLARSATVGLRSDETVRVLRQIVEDRELPAPVRGQVRLDLGLLLGNQAGRGADGREELARAVADLGERPAAAARGMSALAVPYWPGGSLAEHLEWLRRAERVAESSGDPVVRTAVAANGVAVLLSIGDPAGWQRLQALRGSGEEPEIRQQVARGLCNAADAAHWLGYDRQAGELSVEGRRLASSSGAPYTERTVRGTALLLDWAAGRWDGLAARAREFAAEVGDMPLLAEDARLVLGLLALARGEPGQVEAWLRGGRARPVEECSVPLAAASSAALVRLALGRQDTAGAAAEALAAWARLRRQGVWVWAAELAPWAVRALAEAGDPAGAARLTGEFTEGLAGRDAPAAEAALHWCRALTARTEGDHPGALAHFRAAADAHARLGRPYPHALVLEDSARCALATAGPDHPWAVEALGSAAQQLAALGAQWDAARVRALLRTHRPARVRRPVGRPAYGEELSPRELEVAELAGRGMTNREIALTLHLSPRTVEQHVQRAMRKRNVRSRQELTGTPAGGPAGTGATGGGGPLVSP, encoded by the coding sequence GTGGGCGGGGAGCCGTGGTCGCGGCTGGTCGAGCGGGCGCTGGCGCCGGGCTCCGCGGAGTCGGTGCTGCTGCTGGTCGCCGGACCGGCGGGCAGCGGCAAGAGCCACCTGATCGCCGAGCTGCTCGGCGGCACGGACCGCTCCCCCGCCGACGGGCCGGCGCCCGCACTGCTGGTGGCGGAGGACGTCCACCTCGCGGCGCCGGACGAACTCGCCCGGCTGCGCGCCCTGTTGGCCGTCGACCGGCCGGGTACGGCGGTGCTGCTCAGCTACCGGCCGGAGGAACTCCCGGTGCCCGGCCTGGCCCTCGGCGGGCCGGTCCGCTATCCGTCCCGGCTCGCCGTCCACCCGGTGCCGGTGCCGCCCCTCGGCCCGGCCGAGGTCGCCCGGATCGCCGCCCGGGTGCTCGGACCCGAGCGCTGCCGTCCCGAGCTGACGGCCCGTCTGCACGCCCGGACCGCCGGGAACGCCGGCGCCGTCCTGGACCTGCTGCACGCCCTCCGCAGCGCCGCCGGCCCGGCCCGCCCCGGCCCCGCCGACCTGGACGCCCTCGACATCCCGGTCCGGGTCGCCGAGTTGGCGATCTCGCGGGCGTGGAACGTCCCGGCCGACCGGCGCGCGGTGGTGTGGGCGGCCGCGGTGCTCGGCGAGCCCGCCACCGCCGGCCAGCTGGCCGCGGTCGCCGGACTCGACCCCGAGCCGGGACGGGAGGCCCTGGTCGCCGCCCTCGCCGCCGGGGCGCTCGCCGAGTGCGGGGAGCAGCGGTACGGCTTCCCGATGCCGCTGGCCGGGGAGGCGGTCTACCGGCACATCCCGGGGCCGGTGCGGGACCAACTGCACCGGCGGGCCGCCCGGTTGCTCGCCCGCGCGCAGCCGGTGCGCTGGGACCTGCTGGCCCGGCACCACCGGCGGTCCGGCGAACTGCGGCACTGGCTGCGGGCCGTGGAACGGGCGGCCGCCGGGTACGCCCGGGCGGGCCGCCACCAGGAGGCGGTCCCGCTGCTGGAGGACGCCCTGGCCGCACCGGACACCCCGGCGGCGGCCCGGGCCCGGCTGGCGCCGCTGCTGGCCCGCAGCGCGACCGTCGGTCTGCGGTCGGACGAGACCGTCCGGGTGCTGCGCCAGATCGTGGAGGACCGCGAGCTGCCGGCGCCGGTCCGCGGGCAGGTCCGGCTGGACCTCGGGCTGCTGCTCGGCAACCAGGCGGGCCGGGGGGCGGACGGCCGCGAGGAGTTGGCGCGGGCGGTGGCCGACCTTGGCGAACGGCCGGCCGCCGCGGCACGCGGCATGTCCGCGCTGGCGGTGCCGTACTGGCCGGGCGGCTCGCTGGCCGAGCACCTGGAGTGGCTGCGGCGCGCCGAGCGGGTGGCGGAGTCCAGCGGCGACCCGGTGGTCCGGACCGCGGTGGCCGCCAACGGTGTGGCCGTGCTGCTGAGCATCGGCGACCCGGCCGGCTGGCAGCGGCTTCAGGCGCTCCGCGGCAGCGGCGAGGAGCCGGAGATCCGGCAGCAGGTGGCCCGCGGCCTCTGCAACGCCGCGGACGCCGCGCACTGGCTCGGCTACGACCGGCAGGCCGGCGAACTGTCCGTCGAAGGGCGGCGGTTGGCATCGAGCAGTGGCGCACCGTACACCGAGCGGACGGTCCGCGGGACGGCGCTGCTGCTGGACTGGGCGGCCGGCCGGTGGGACGGACTGGCCGCCCGGGCCCGGGAGTTCGCCGCCGAGGTCGGCGACATGCCGCTGCTGGCCGAGGACGCCCGGCTGGTGCTCGGCCTGCTGGCCCTGGCCCGCGGCGAGCCCGGACAGGTGGAGGCCTGGCTGCGCGGCGGCCGCGCCCGGCCGGTGGAGGAGTGCTCGGTGCCGCTGGCCGCCGCCTCCTCCGCCGCCCTGGTCCGGCTGGCCCTCGGCCGGCAGGACACGGCGGGCGCGGCGGCCGAGGCCCTGGCCGCCTGGGCCCGGCTGCGCCGCCAGGGCGTGTGGGTCTGGGCCGCCGAACTGGCGCCCTGGGCGGTCCGGGCGCTGGCCGAGGCCGGCGACCCGGCCGGGGCGGCCCGGCTGACCGGGGAGTTCACCGAGGGCCTGGCCGGACGGGACGCCCCCGCCGCCGAGGCCGCCCTGCACTGGTGCCGTGCCCTGACCGCCCGGACGGAAGGCGACCACCCCGGCGCCCTGGCCCACTTCCGCGCGGCGGCCGACGCCCACGCCCGGCTCGGCCGGCCGTACCCGCACGCCCTGGTGCTGGAGGACTCGGCCCGGTGCGCCCTCGCCACCGCCGGACCGGACCACCCCTGGGCGGTGGAGGCCCTGGGCTCCGCGGCGCAGCAACTGGCAGCGCTCGGCGCGCAGTGGGACGCCGCCCGGGTCCGGGCCCTGCTCCGGACCCACCGGCCGGCCCGCGTACGGCGCCCGGTCGGCCGGCCCGCCTACGGCGAGGAACTGTCGCCGCGCGAGCTGGAGGTGGCGGAGCTGGCGGGCCGGGGCATGACCAACCGGGAGATCGCGCTCACCCTGCACCTGTCGCCGCGCACGGTGGAGCAGCACGTGCAGCGGGCCATGCGGAAACGGAACGTGCGCTCGCGTCAGGAACTGACGGGCACCCCGGCGGGCGGGCCCGCCGGCACAGGCGCCACGGGTGGCGGGGGCCCGCTGGTGTCCCCCTGA
- a CDS encoding aminotransferase class V-fold PLP-dependent enzyme, whose amino-acid sequence MSTIPTTPPGPGTPGAPAARPAARALLQEIRTAQLGEGEILPGPYGPRPATYADHTASGRPLAFVEEFLRREVLTRYANTHTEASGFGRQTGRLREEARTLIHRAVGASEEHAVIFCGSGTTGAVNKLVDLLGLRRPSPRAERYAVPIPEHDRPVVLVGPYEHHSNELPWRESVADVVVVREGADGGLDLDDLRAQLLRYAHRPLRIGSFSAASNVTGMLTDTDRVSALLHSHGALACWDFATAGPYLPIRAAASAPGRQDHADALFLSPHKFPGGPQTPGVLVVRRALLRNGVPVNPGGGTVAYVGPDDHRYLADPVAREEGGTPAIVESIRAGLVFRLKEELGRDLIREQEEAAWAAVRARWGRHPAIRILGRTDLPRLPVVSFLIRHGDGHLHHNLVTALLNDLFGIQSRGGCSCAGPYGHRLLGIDRERSFAHRDVICDLGLEGVKPGWTRVSLPYTMTEQARRHVLDAVEFIAEQGHRLLPDYAFDPRSGLWRHRAAPVGPPPVGLGAPLFGGEVVGGEVVGGQRGAARPAVPGYAEQLALARALVANRPERPPRRPAGLPESFESLRWFPLDAGNLA is encoded by the coding sequence ATGAGCACCATCCCCACCACACCCCCCGGACCCGGTACCCCCGGCGCACCCGCGGCGCGACCCGCCGCCCGCGCCCTGCTCCAGGAGATCCGCACCGCCCAGCTCGGCGAGGGCGAGATCCTTCCCGGCCCCTACGGCCCCCGGCCGGCCACCTACGCCGACCACACCGCCTCGGGCCGACCCCTCGCCTTCGTCGAGGAGTTCCTCCGCCGCGAGGTCCTCACCCGCTACGCCAACACCCACACCGAGGCCTCCGGATTCGGCCGGCAGACCGGCCGGCTCCGCGAGGAGGCCCGGACGCTGATCCACCGGGCGGTCGGCGCCTCCGAGGAGCACGCGGTGATCTTCTGCGGCTCCGGCACCACCGGCGCCGTCAACAAGCTGGTCGACCTGCTCGGCCTGCGGCGGCCCTCGCCGCGCGCCGAGCGGTACGCCGTCCCGATACCAGAGCACGACCGGCCGGTGGTCCTGGTCGGCCCGTACGAGCACCACTCCAACGAACTGCCGTGGCGGGAGTCGGTCGCCGACGTGGTGGTCGTCCGGGAGGGCGCGGACGGCGGGCTCGACCTGGACGACCTGCGCGCCCAACTGCTCCGGTACGCCCACCGGCCGCTGCGGATCGGCAGCTTCTCGGCCGCCTCCAACGTGACCGGGATGCTCACCGACACCGACCGGGTCTCCGCCCTGCTGCACTCCCACGGTGCCCTCGCCTGCTGGGACTTCGCCACCGCCGGGCCGTACCTGCCGATACGCGCCGCCGCCTCCGCGCCAGGGCGCCAGGACCACGCGGACGCGCTGTTCCTCTCCCCGCACAAGTTCCCCGGCGGGCCGCAGACCCCGGGCGTCCTGGTGGTCCGCCGGGCACTGCTGCGCAACGGGGTGCCGGTGAACCCCGGCGGCGGCACGGTCGCCTACGTCGGCCCGGACGACCACCGGTACCTCGCCGACCCGGTGGCCCGGGAGGAGGGCGGCACCCCGGCGATCGTGGAGTCGATCCGCGCCGGGCTGGTCTTCCGGCTCAAGGAGGAGCTGGGGCGCGACCTGATCCGGGAGCAGGAGGAGGCCGCCTGGGCGGCCGTCCGCGCCCGCTGGGGACGGCACCCGGCGATCCGGATCCTCGGCCGCACCGACCTGCCCCGGCTTCCCGTGGTCTCCTTCCTGATCCGGCACGGGGACGGCCACCTGCACCACAACCTCGTGACCGCCCTGCTCAACGACCTGTTCGGGATCCAGTCCCGCGGCGGCTGCTCCTGCGCCGGCCCGTACGGCCACCGGCTGCTCGGCATCGACCGGGAGCGCTCGTTCGCCCACCGCGACGTGATCTGCGACCTGGGCCTGGAGGGGGTCAAGCCCGGCTGGACCCGGGTCAGCCTCCCGTACACGATGACCGAGCAGGCCCGGCGACACGTGCTCGACGCGGTGGAGTTCATCGCCGAGCAGGGCCACCGGCTGCTGCCCGACTACGCCTTCGACCCGCGCAGCGGGCTCTGGCGGCACCGGGCCGCGCCGGTCGGGCCGCCGCCGGTGGGGCTGGGGGCGCCCCTGTTCGGCGGTGAGGTGGTCGGCGGTGAGGTGGTCGGCGGGCAGCGGGGCGCGGCCCGGCCCGCCGTCCCCGGGTATGCCGAGCAGTTGGCCCTGGCCCGGGCGCTGGTCGCAAACCGGCCGGAGCGGCCACCGCGGCGGCCGGCCGGGCTGCCGGAGTCCTTCGAGAGCCTCCGCTGGTTCCCGCTGGACGCCGGCAACCTGGCCTGA
- the pgm gene encoding phosphoglucomutase (alpha-D-glucose-1,6-bisphosphate-dependent), which translates to MVHARAGQPAGPQDLVDVARLVTAYYTLHPDPAEVSQQVAFGTSGHRGSSLDTAFNEDHIAATTQAICEYRAAQGTTGPLFLGIDTHALSEPARATTLEVLAANGVTVLLDSADGYTPTPAVSHAILTHNRTRPAGRADGIVVTPSHNPPADGGFKYNPPHGGPAGSDATGWIQNRANELLRQGLSGVRRIPYARALAADTTGRYDYAGRYTEDLPAVLDLDAVRAAGVRIGADPMGGASVAYWARIAETHRLDLTVVNPLTDPAWRFMTLDWDGKIRMDCSSPYAMASLIGRREGFAVATGNDADADRHGIVTPDGGLMNPNHYLAVAIDHLYRHRADWPATAAVGKTLVSSSMIDRVAGDLGRRLVEVPVGFKWFVDGLLDGSVAFGGEESAGASFLRRDGGVWTTDKDGILLALLASEITAVTGRSPSQLYTDLTARFGAPAYARVDAPADRAQKAALSALTADQVTAGELAGEPITAVLTAAPGNGAAIGGLKVCTENAWFAARPSGTEDVYKIYAESFHGPDHLARVQDEARDLVAEALLKA; encoded by the coding sequence ATGGTGCACGCACGCGCCGGCCAACCGGCAGGACCGCAGGACCTGGTGGACGTGGCCAGGCTGGTGACCGCCTACTACACGCTCCACCCGGATCCGGCCGAGGTATCCCAGCAGGTCGCCTTCGGCACCTCCGGCCACCGCGGCTCCTCCCTGGACACCGCGTTCAACGAGGACCACATCGCCGCCACCACCCAGGCGATCTGCGAGTACCGGGCCGCCCAGGGCACCACCGGGCCGCTGTTCCTCGGCATCGACACCCACGCGCTCTCCGAGCCCGCCCGCGCCACCACCCTGGAGGTGCTCGCCGCCAACGGCGTCACCGTCCTGCTCGACAGCGCCGACGGCTACACCCCCACCCCGGCCGTCTCGCACGCCATCCTCACCCACAACCGCACCCGCCCGGCCGGCCGGGCCGACGGCATCGTGGTCACCCCCTCCCACAACCCGCCCGCCGACGGCGGCTTCAAGTACAACCCGCCGCACGGCGGCCCGGCCGGCTCCGACGCCACCGGCTGGATCCAGAACCGCGCCAACGAGCTGCTCCGCCAAGGCCTTTCGGGCGTCCGCCGGATCCCGTACGCGCGCGCCCTGGCCGCCGACACCACCGGCCGCTACGACTACGCCGGCCGCTACACCGAGGACCTGCCCGCCGTCCTCGACCTGGACGCCGTCCGCGCCGCCGGCGTCCGGATCGGCGCCGACCCGATGGGCGGCGCCTCGGTGGCGTACTGGGCGCGCATCGCCGAGACCCACCGCCTGGACCTCACCGTGGTCAACCCGCTCACCGACCCCGCCTGGCGGTTCATGACCCTGGACTGGGACGGGAAGATCCGGATGGACTGCTCCTCCCCGTACGCCATGGCCTCCCTGATCGGCCGTCGGGAGGGGTTCGCCGTCGCCACCGGCAACGACGCCGACGCCGACCGGCACGGCATCGTCACCCCCGACGGCGGGCTGATGAACCCCAACCACTACCTCGCCGTCGCCATCGACCACCTCTACCGCCACCGCGCCGACTGGCCCGCCACGGCCGCCGTCGGCAAGACCCTGGTGTCCTCCTCGATGATCGACCGGGTGGCCGGCGACCTGGGCCGGCGCCTGGTGGAGGTCCCGGTCGGCTTCAAGTGGTTCGTCGACGGCCTGCTGGACGGCTCGGTCGCCTTCGGCGGCGAGGAGTCCGCCGGCGCCTCCTTCCTGCGGCGCGACGGCGGCGTCTGGACCACCGACAAGGACGGCATCCTGCTCGCCCTGCTCGCCTCCGAGATCACCGCGGTGACCGGCCGCAGCCCCTCCCAGCTCTACACCGACCTCACCGCCCGCTTCGGCGCCCCCGCCTACGCCCGGGTGGACGCCCCCGCCGACCGCGCCCAGAAGGCGGCGCTCTCCGCCCTCACCGCCGACCAGGTCACCGCCGGCGAACTGGCCGGCGAGCCCATCACCGCCGTCCTCACGGCCGCCCCGGGCAACGGGGCCGCCATCGGGGGCCTCAAGGTCTGCACCGAGAACGCCTGGTTCGCGGCGAGGCCCTCCGGCACCGAGGACGTCTACAAGATCTACGCCGAGAGCTTCCACGGACCCGACCACCTCGCCCGCGTCCAGGACGAAGCCCGCGACCTCGTCGCCGAAGCCCTCCTCAAGGCCTGA
- a CDS encoding class I SAM-dependent methyltransferase, with protein sequence MGYYTEQVVPRIIDVACGTKAERPLRRRVCTGLHGEVVEIGFGSGHNVPFYPAAVSRVAAVEPSDVGWRLARKRLDRARVPVDRSGLDGQALPFPDASFDCALSTFTLCTIPDVGAALREIRRVLRPGGVFRFLEHGLAPEADAGVRRWQYRLEPLQQRLFAGCHLTRPIVELLTAAGYEVDDLDVFYEEGAPRVLAALSLGSAVPR encoded by the coding sequence ATGGGGTACTACACCGAGCAGGTCGTGCCGCGGATCATCGACGTGGCCTGCGGGACCAAGGCGGAGCGGCCGCTGCGCCGGCGGGTCTGCACCGGCCTGCACGGCGAGGTCGTGGAGATCGGCTTCGGCAGCGGCCACAACGTGCCGTTCTACCCCGCCGCGGTGTCGCGGGTCGCCGCCGTGGAGCCCTCGGACGTGGGCTGGCGGCTCGCCCGGAAGCGGCTGGACCGGGCACGGGTGCCGGTGGACCGGTCCGGACTGGACGGGCAGGCGCTGCCGTTCCCGGACGCGAGCTTCGACTGCGCGCTGTCGACCTTCACGCTGTGCACCATTCCCGACGTGGGGGCCGCCCTGCGGGAGATCCGGCGGGTGCTGCGGCCGGGCGGGGTGTTCCGGTTCCTGGAGCACGGGCTGGCGCCGGAGGCGGACGCGGGGGTGCGGCGCTGGCAGTACCGGCTGGAGCCGCTCCAGCAACGGCTGTTCGCGGGCTGCCACCTGACCCGGCCGATCGTGGAACTCCTCACCGCGGCCGGGTACGAGGTCGATGACCTGGACGTCTTCTACGAGGAGGGCGCCCCACGGGTCCTGGCGGCCCTCTCCCTGGGCAGCGCGGTGCCCCGCTAG